A genomic region of Magnolia sinica isolate HGM2019 chromosome 6, MsV1, whole genome shotgun sequence contains the following coding sequences:
- the LOC131249941 gene encoding DNA topoisomerase 2-like, whose product MEGKEGKPLATASRQVGKNPRKNNIKKDNEADTVVESVASVSTTAETGHVSEGAKPKGRGALKKAPTRKQKMPTAVDSEEEDDEVLKLKERLAAYNIDSPSDQTGI is encoded by the exons ATGGAGGGCAAGGAAGGCAAGCCTCTCGCTACGGCTTCTAGACAAGTTGGAAAGAACCCAAGAAAGAACAACATCAAGAAAGACAATGAAGCAGATACTGTTGTTGAATCTGTAGCATCGGTTAGTACTACAGCTGAAACTG GACATGTTTCTGAGGGGGCAAAACCCAAAGGCAGGGGAGCTCTGAAGAAGGCTCCTACTAGAAAG CAGAAAATGCCGACTGCCGTtgatagtgaagaggaagatgatgaggtgCTCAAGCTGAAAGAACGACTGGCAGCGTATAACATTGATTCTCCTTCAGATCAAACAGGTATATGA
- the LOC131249943 gene encoding E3 ubiquitin ligase BIG BROTHER-related-like, producing the protein MMLRMNGGDGSGYGSSDSGSYVYEDEPGDDPNDDGNDTGSIDDGEDAFDVHGRAPSEDELGVEIDPSVFDSDEAYARALQDAEEREVVFRLMALAGINDCEFTRTMVF; encoded by the coding sequence ATGATGCTTAGAATGAATGGCGGTGATGGAAGCGGTTATGGAAGTTCTGATAGTGGTAGTTATGTTTATGAAGATGAACCTGGTGATGATCCGAATGATGATGGGAATGATACTGGGAGCATTGATGATGGTGAAGATGCATTCGATGTGCATGGACGGGCCCCGAGTGAGGATGAATTAGGTGTGGAGATCGACCCGTCAGTGTTTGATAGTGATGAGGCATATGCGAGGGCCCTTCAGGATGCAGAGGAGCGAGAAGTTGTTTTTCGCTTAATGGCCCTTGCCGGCATCAATGATTGTGAGTTCACTCGAACTATGGTATTTTAA
- the LOC131249942 gene encoding uncharacterized protein LOC131249942 → MAQLISSRTNLKSTVLDNSANLNLNQPASSSSQGHLVKKGKTTTCSNTGDVIEVLLTSIRGVTVARGIILSKDPLTKVGGFPLGNGFWEVYIQVAIVREETLMRPYGRYRTIGDAAGTSICWPDCCCLVVTTMD, encoded by the exons ATGGCGCAGCTGATATCCTCTAGGACAAATCTGAAATCCACAGTATTAGATAATTCAGCTAATCTCAACCTAAACCAACCGGCCTCATCATCAAGCCAG GGACACTTAGTGAAAAAGGGAAAGACTACGACTTGCAGTAATACCGGG GACGTAATCGAAGTTCTTCTTACTAGTATCCGTGGGGTTACTGTCGCTAGAGGGATTATCTTGAGTAAGGATCCGCTCACAAAAGTAGGCGGGTTCCCACTTGGAAATGGTTTTTGGGAAGTATATATTCAGGTGGCAATTGTACGTGAAGAGACTTTGATGAGACCCTATGGACGATACAGAACAATTGGGGATGCGGCTGGAACAAGTATTTGTTGGCCTGATTGTTGTTGTttg gttGTGACAACTATGGATTGA